The DNA region CGTTAGAAGCCGTTGAAGAAATTTATAAAGGAATAGAACTAGCTTGTAATAAATACAATATTGATTTAATTGGTGGCGACACTTCTGCAAGTAAACAAGGCTTGGTAATTAGTATTACCAGCATTGGTTACGCTGATGCCGACAAAGTGACTTACAGAAATGGCGCTAATGAACACGATTTGCTTTGTGTTTCGGGTGACCTGGGCGGTGCTTACGTTGGTTTACAAATTTTAGAACGAGAAAAACTGATTTATTTGGAAAATCCTCAAATCCAGCCGGACTTAGAGGGTAAGGATTATATCATCGAACGACAATTGAAACCAGAAGCACGTATGGATATTGTTGCGCTTTTGGAAGAAATGGACATTAAACCCACCTCAATGATTGATGTTTCGGATGGTTTGGCCTCAGAAATACTGCATCTGGCTACTGAAAGTGATAAGGGAATAACGATTTACGAAGGAAAAATTCCATTGGATCCGATGACCTACGAAACGGCTCGCGAGTTTGGGCTCGACCCAACAGTTTGTGCCTTGAGCGGTGGCGAAGATTACGAATTGCTGTTCACCATTAGTCAGGACGACTATAAAAAGCTGAAACACGATGTAGATATTACCGTGATTGGCCATGTTACCGATAAAAACTCGGGCTGTAAAATGGTTTCAAAATCGAATAATGTACACGAGCTGAAGGCACAAGGGTGGAATGCTTTTAATAAGTAGATAGACGAGTTTTTGTCATTCTGAACGGAGTGAAGAATCTGTTAGCTATTACCACAGAACCTTGCCCGCCCCACTTACATTCATATCTTAGCTTGTGCATGGTTTGCGGTTCGGTTTCCATCGCCTGCAGATCCTTCGTTACACTCAGGATGACAGGGTTATTAGGCAATTTGTCATTCTGAACGTAGTGAAGAATCTCTTCCCTATTATCGCAGAACCTTGCCCGCCCCACTTACATTCATTTTTTTGGCTTGTGCATGGTTTGCGGTTCGGTTTTCATCGCTTGCAGATCCTTAGCTATGCTCAGGATGACAGGGTTATTAGGCAATTTGTCATTCTGAACATAGTGAAGAATCTCTTGCCTATTGGCACAGAACCTTGCCCGCCCCACTTACATTCATATCTTAGCTTGTGCATGGTTTGCGGTTCGGTTTCCATCGCTTGCAGATCCTTCGTTACACTCAGGATGACAGGGTTATTAGGCAATTTGTCATTCTGAACATAGTGAAGAATCTCTAACCTATTTGCAGAGAACCTTGCCCCGCTCCGCTTACATTCATTTTTTTGGCTTGTGCATGGTTTGCGGTTCGGTTTCCATCGCCTGCGGATCCTTCGTTACACTCAGGATGACAGGGTTATTAGGCAATTTGTCATTCTGAACATAGTGAAGAATCTCTAACCTATTGGCAGAGAACCTTGCCCCGCTCCGCTTACATTCATTTTTTTGGCTTGTGCAT from Pedobacter endophyticus includes:
- the thiL gene encoding thiamine-phosphate kinase, whose product is MFENKERTDINELGEFGLIKHLTTNFKIRNEFSVKGVGDDAAVLDSKGKQTLISTDLLLEGIHFDLAYVPLMHLGYKAVQVNLSDIYAMNGKASQITVSLGLSSKFPLEAVEEIYKGIELACNKYNIDLIGGDTSASKQGLVISITSIGYADADKVTYRNGANEHDLLCVSGDLGGAYVGLQILEREKLIYLENPQIQPDLEGKDYIIERQLKPEARMDIVALLEEMDIKPTSMIDVSDGLASEILHLATESDKGITIYEGKIPLDPMTYETAREFGLDPTVCALSGGEDYELLFTISQDDYKKLKHDVDITVIGHVTDKNSGCKMVSKSNNVHELKAQGWNAFNK